One Defluviitoga tunisiensis genomic window carries:
- a CDS encoding DUF4899 domain-containing protein yields the protein MDFYAVKFIAASNLTGETYLGYIFGKKGQSPQFNVVLLNRNQLKAFEIPDITKDYLEFKSDVDMLYYQLSKENDNYALTQFKAYFYSVLRKMNFEVVGTKMFLAVEENDVYVLKSLINDILNEWAGETKIKLVAQKFDYKDLTWISAVKEKGEKGFEEYLNRPDVKDAIEVFPIIDPVEGYPVIKLDVGEPIIVLQIDKEEENKKDTSNILEGRVISKELIPSTSYLFLKIDLGRYGIGKTIVHQDLKISIDQKKLQILRKARDTKENEEQKIIGDLFDNLQKDKRFYERRKISSLDIIIISGLSIIGILLIILIAVLLGAF from the coding sequence ATGGATTTCTATGCAGTAAAATTTATAGCAGCCTCTAACTTAACCGGAGAAACTTATTTAGGATACATATTTGGGAAAAAAGGTCAAAGTCCTCAATTTAACGTAGTGCTATTAAATAGAAATCAACTAAAAGCATTCGAAATTCCTGATATTACGAAAGACTATCTTGAATTTAAATCAGATGTTGATATGCTTTATTATCAATTATCTAAAGAAAATGACAACTACGCTTTAACTCAATTTAAGGCATATTTTTACAGTGTGTTAAGAAAAATGAATTTCGAGGTTGTTGGAACAAAAATGTTCTTGGCTGTAGAAGAAAATGACGTTTATGTTCTAAAGTCCTTGATAAATGATATCTTAAATGAATGGGCGGGAGAAACAAAAATAAAATTAGTAGCTCAAAAATTTGATTATAAAGATTTAACCTGGATATCTGCCGTAAAAGAAAAAGGTGAAAAGGGTTTTGAAGAGTACCTCAACAGACCCGATGTGAAAGACGCTATAGAAGTATTTCCAATAATTGACCCTGTAGAAGGTTACCCAGTAATAAAGTTGGATGTAGGTGAACCAATAATTGTTCTACAAATAGACAAAGAAGAAGAAAACAAAAAAGATACCAGTAACATATTAGAAGGAAGAGTTATTTCAAAAGAACTTATTCCCTCTACTAGTTATCTTTTTTTAAAGATAGATCTAGGAAGATATGGAATTGGAAAAACTATAGTACATCAGGACTTAAAAATATCTATAGATCAAAAAAAATTACAGATATTAAGAAAAGCTCGAGATACTAAAGAAAATGAAGAACAGAAAATAATCGGTGACTTATTTGATAATCTCCAAAAGGATAAAAGATTCTATGAACGGCGTAAAATTAGTTCTTTAGATATTATTATTATCAGCGGACTTTCTATTATAGGAATACTGTTAATAATTCTCATAGCAGTTTTACTTGGGGCGTTTTGA
- a CDS encoding glucose-1-phosphate adenylyltransferase, giving the protein MKVIGIILAGGQGTRLGVLTNTLAKPAVPFGGKYRMIDFTLSNCVNSGINTVGVATQYMPHRLVEHLGIGKPWDLDIKGGGLHVLPPYLSRSGTSWYRGTADAIYQNLEFLDRYKPDFVVVLSGDHIYKMDYNNMIDYHIEKNADCTIACMEVPVSEAQRFGIMVTDPFNKIVEFQEKPKNPKGTLASLGIYVFTWSFLKDSLIEDSKDPNSEHDFGKNIIPKSLAKKSKLYAFGFEGYWRDVGTIQSYLDSNLELLAPLPLLDLHDESWKVYTQSEELPPAFIANNSEVIKSITSEGSEIYGTVENSVLFQGVTVAEGAVVKNSVLMNHVFVDKNSYIEQSIIAEKAYIGKSVKIGVGKFAESKIDKKIYDSEISVIGFHSKITDGIEIGKNCVIDNYVDLSEYNIKQIKSGEGIIKQ; this is encoded by the coding sequence ATGAAAGTCATTGGCATTATCTTAGCCGGTGGTCAGGGAACAAGATTAGGAGTCTTAACAAACACTCTTGCAAAACCTGCAGTCCCTTTTGGCGGAAAATACAGAATGATTGATTTTACTTTAAGCAATTGTGTTAACTCCGGTATTAATACTGTTGGAGTAGCAACACAGTATATGCCTCATAGATTAGTAGAACATCTAGGAATAGGTAAACCATGGGATCTTGACATTAAAGGTGGGGGTCTTCATGTATTGCCTCCATATTTAAGTAGATCTGGCACTTCTTGGTACAGGGGTACCGCTGATGCAATCTATCAAAATTTAGAATTTCTTGACCGATACAAACCAGATTTTGTTGTCGTTCTTTCAGGTGACCATATTTACAAAATGGATTATAATAACATGATAGACTATCATATAGAAAAAAATGCTGATTGTACAATAGCTTGTATGGAGGTTCCTGTCTCAGAAGCCCAAAGGTTTGGTATAATGGTAACAGATCCTTTTAACAAAATTGTAGAATTTCAAGAAAAACCTAAAAATCCCAAAGGAACTTTGGCTTCCTTGGGAATATACGTATTTACTTGGAGCTTTTTAAAAGACTCTTTAATTGAAGACTCAAAAGATCCGAATTCTGAACATGATTTTGGAAAAAATATTATTCCAAAAAGCCTGGCCAAAAAATCCAAACTCTACGCTTTTGGTTTTGAAGGTTATTGGAGAGACGTAGGGACTATACAATCATATTTAGATAGCAATTTAGAATTACTAGCCCCATTACCTTTACTAGATTTACATGATGAAAGTTGGAAAGTATATACACAATCTGAAGAGCTGCCTCCAGCGTTTATAGCAAACAACTCTGAAGTAATTAAAAGTATCACTAGTGAAGGAAGTGAAATTTATGGAACGGTTGAAAATTCAGTTCTCTTTCAAGGTGTTACTGTCGCAGAAGGTGCTGTCGTAAAAAATTCCGTACTTATGAATCATGTATTTGTAGACAAAAACTCATATATAGAACAATCTATAATAGCTGAAAAAGCTTATATAGGAAAATCAGTAAAAATTGGCGTGGGGAAATTTGCAGAATCTAAAATTGATAAAAAAATATATGACTCGGAAATTTCTGTCATAGGATTTCATTCTAAAATTACAGATGGTATTGAAATAGGAAAGAATTGTGTTATTGATAATTATGTTGACCTTTCAGAATATAATATAAAACAAATTAAAAGTGGTGAAGGTATTATTAAACAATAG
- a CDS encoding LCP family protein, whose product MKTVIVHVFSFFLLILLIVSSIVPFYINLKDREYSVDLPYYFLVLGRDEDLDNTFRTDVIILAGLNKGKILLLSIPRDLIVNLDGKERKINSVYELYGIESLINEIENLTKISIQDYIIFDYSIFKEIGNLLGPIDIYLEKDMRYRDYHQNLYIDFKKGNNQLTGEELLAYVRYRDDSGDIGRIDRQKKAIFALMEEAKKASIIKLSEAAELVLNNTINTFELNKLLFLYAQGKDATLDFLQFPYKIVDNYVIVDNSEIGNLQYKLSTFEIEKSVQDSKIWILFTKNFKNTSYNFYTFVFSTWTSPGYQIKVLDEKFNLLSSDHSYVFFKNLDENKKEQVMKDLKKTYKTDFIEVTDKIKYFELINFVSDNLINTLDYDVLVVLNDRW is encoded by the coding sequence TTGAAAACTGTTATTGTCCATGTTTTTTCTTTCTTTTTATTGATTCTATTAATTGTTTCTTCTATAGTTCCTTTTTATATAAATCTGAAGGATAGAGAATATTCTGTGGATCTTCCTTACTATTTTCTAGTCTTAGGAAGAGATGAAGATTTAGACAACACATTTAGGACTGATGTCATCATTCTAGCTGGCTTAAACAAGGGGAAGATCCTTCTTCTTTCAATACCTAGAGATTTAATAGTAAATCTTGATGGAAAAGAAAGAAAAATAAATTCTGTATATGAATTATACGGTATAGAATCACTTATAAATGAAATAGAAAATCTAACAAAGATATCGATACAAGACTACATCATATTTGATTATTCTATATTTAAAGAAATAGGGAACCTATTAGGTCCGATAGACATTTATTTAGAAAAGGATATGAGATATCGAGATTACCATCAAAATTTATATATAGATTTTAAAAAAGGAAATAACCAATTAACTGGAGAAGAATTACTAGCATATGTTAGATATAGAGACGATTCAGGCGATATTGGTAGAATAGATAGACAAAAAAAAGCTATATTTGCCTTAATGGAAGAAGCAAAAAAAGCTAGTATAATCAAATTATCCGAAGCTGCTGAACTTGTGTTAAATAATACTATAAATACATTTGAACTGAACAAATTGCTGTTTTTATACGCTCAAGGAAAAGATGCTACTTTAGATTTTCTTCAGTTTCCCTACAAAATAGTAGACAATTATGTTATTGTTGATAACTCAGAAATTGGTAATTTACAGTATAAACTTTCAACCTTTGAAATAGAAAAATCTGTTCAAGATTCAAAAATATGGATTTTATTTACAAAAAATTTTAAAAATACATCCTATAATTTTTATACATTTGTTTTTTCAACATGGACAAGTCCTGGATATCAAATAAAGGTTCTTGATGAAAAATTCAATCTTTTAAGTAGTGATCATTCTTACGTATTTTTTAAGAATTTAGATGAAAACAAAAAAGAACAAGTAATGAAAGACCTAAAAAAAACATATAAAACAGATTTTATCGAAGTAACAGATAAAATAAAATATTTTGAATTAATTAATTTTGTCTCAGACAATCTTATTAATACTCTTGATTATGATGTTTTGGTGGTACTTAATGATAGATGGTAA
- a CDS encoding BMP family lipoprotein, whose product MKKSFFIVCLVILFSMTIFSAPKKVAYVINGSLGDQSFYDSGYEGIKKLEKDYDVETKLMECNFDPSLYYPNLMTAARWADVVFVISYGFEEELKSIAEMFPNKIFVNIDTVVEDDKKIISNVDFIEEEGSFMAGVVAGIVTTMTELPGINPEKLIGAVGGDDDIVIRSFVYGYDQGAKYVDPEIQVKTIYVGTWDDPVKGKQAALQLYSQGVDVIFQIASLTGAGVIQAAQEVGKYAIGVDSNQNSLAPGHVITSMLKEVGKSIEFVFKQIIDGTYKPGTLYKLGLKEEAVGLAIDEYTYQILPNETVEKILGIQKDVIEGKITVKEYRE is encoded by the coding sequence ATGAAAAAGTCTTTTTTTATTGTTTGCCTAGTTATTTTATTTTCCATGACAATCTTTTCAGCACCAAAAAAGGTAGCATACGTGATTAACGGTTCCTTAGGAGATCAGTCATTTTATGATTCAGGTTATGAAGGCATTAAAAAGTTGGAAAAAGATTATGATGTGGAAACAAAGCTTATGGAATGTAATTTTGATCCCTCTCTATATTACCCAAACTTAATGACTGCAGCAAGATGGGCGGATGTGGTTTTTGTTATTTCATATGGTTTTGAAGAAGAACTGAAGTCAATAGCAGAAATGTTCCCAAACAAAATATTTGTAAACATTGACACTGTTGTCGAAGATGATAAAAAAATTATTTCAAACGTCGATTTTATAGAAGAAGAAGGTTCTTTTATGGCAGGTGTAGTTGCAGGAATAGTTACTACTATGACTGAACTGCCTGGAATAAATCCTGAAAAACTAATTGGAGCAGTTGGTGGGGATGACGATATTGTAATAAGATCTTTTGTTTATGGATATGATCAAGGTGCAAAATATGTAGATCCAGAAATTCAAGTAAAGACTATTTATGTAGGTACCTGGGATGACCCTGTTAAAGGAAAACAAGCAGCACTGCAACTCTACTCTCAAGGAGTAGATGTCATATTTCAAATTGCGAGTTTAACGGGAGCTGGAGTTATCCAAGCAGCTCAAGAAGTAGGAAAATATGCCATTGGTGTAGACTCAAACCAAAACTCACTAGCACCTGGCCATGTCATTACAAGTATGCTAAAAGAAGTAGGAAAATCAATAGAGTTTGTATTTAAGCAAATAATAGATGGAACTTATAAACCAGGCACACTATACAAACTAGGGTTAAAAGAAGAAGCAGTAGGATTAGCTATCGATGAATACACCTACCAAATACTTCCAAATGAGACTGTTGAAAAGATATTAGGAATACAAAAAGATGTTATTGAAGGGAAAATTACTGTTAAAGAATATAGAGAATAG
- a CDS encoding ADP-ribosylglycohydrolase family protein has translation MKAWENELKRRKNATPSISYQENWEKMQESNIFPNDLLLTFWQSNVPGSNAPESMIVGAVQSVENMGRDVSKAEILLEQGFHYLSSDDFIALKALTSEIFYLLDNSPIIENHRFHHYLRPLKWEEISKFFPTNKFNLSNKIDIKDKIHGGWLGQLAGGSMGTKFEGYTHDALEKVFGEQLGKYVGEVSTLNDDVTYEIIFLKTCEEKKKDISSMDVAKNWISYIPFGWSAELMALDNIKRGIFPPDSGYFYNPFQEWIGAQMRCMVQGLLSPGDPYKAAKLAFIDSQVSHSGNGIYGGIHAAVLTSLAFVFNDPKKIIKESLQYIPQNTEFSRIVSDVIKYCQETSDWLNVLRKVEENFKTYNWIHLYPNTASVITSLWFGEGDFDKSMKIVSSFGYDVDCNAGEIGTILGVIYGQQNFPNYWSIPLNNNLETYLPFFQKIKISDLADWTYELVGII, from the coding sequence ATGAAAGCATGGGAAAACGAGTTAAAAAGAAGAAAAAATGCCACTCCTTCAATATCATATCAAGAAAATTGGGAAAAAATGCAAGAATCAAATATATTCCCAAATGATTTGTTATTAACCTTTTGGCAAAGTAATGTACCTGGTTCCAATGCCCCAGAATCTATGATTGTTGGAGCTGTACAATCCGTAGAAAACATGGGGAGAGATGTTTCAAAAGCGGAAATCTTATTAGAACAAGGATTTCATTATTTATCTTCTGATGATTTTATAGCACTAAAAGCTTTAACAAGTGAAATCTTCTATTTACTGGATAACTCACCTATTATAGAAAATCATAGGTTTCATCATTATCTTAGGCCATTAAAATGGGAAGAGATTTCCAAATTTTTCCCTACAAACAAATTCAATCTCTCTAACAAAATTGATATAAAAGACAAAATTCATGGGGGATGGCTTGGACAACTTGCAGGTGGGTCAATGGGCACCAAATTTGAGGGATACACACATGATGCATTAGAAAAAGTCTTTGGTGAACAATTAGGCAAGTATGTTGGTGAAGTTTCTACGTTAAATGATGACGTAACTTATGAAATAATCTTCTTAAAAACATGTGAAGAAAAGAAAAAAGATATTTCTTCTATGGATGTTGCAAAAAACTGGATTAGCTATATACCTTTTGGTTGGAGTGCTGAATTAATGGCACTAGATAATATCAAAAGAGGTATTTTTCCTCCAGACTCTGGTTATTTTTATAATCCTTTTCAAGAATGGATAGGAGCCCAAATGAGATGTATGGTTCAAGGATTACTTTCTCCAGGAGATCCTTATAAAGCTGCTAAACTTGCTTTTATTGATTCCCAAGTTTCACACAGTGGAAATGGTATATACGGAGGAATTCACGCTGCTGTACTGACTTCTTTAGCCTTTGTTTTCAATGATCCTAAAAAAATAATCAAGGAGTCTCTTCAATACATTCCCCAAAATACAGAATTCAGTAGAATTGTGTCTGACGTAATAAAATACTGTCAAGAAACGAGCGATTGGTTAAATGTGCTAAGAAAAGTGGAAGAAAATTTTAAGACTTATAACTGGATTCATTTATACCCGAATACTGCATCTGTAATAACGTCCTTATGGTTTGGAGAAGGTGATTTTGATAAATCAATGAAAATTGTTTCATCATTTGGATATGATGTTGATTGTAACGCTGGTGAAATTGGAACAATTTTAGGAGTGATTTATGGTCAACAGAATTTTCCAAATTATTGGTCTATACCTTTAAATAATAACTTAGAAACTTATCTTCCTTTTTTTCAAAAAATTAAAATATCAGACTTGGCGGATTGGACCTATGAGTTAGTAGGAATTATATAA
- the glgD gene encoding glucose-1-phosphate adenylyltransferase subunit GlgD → MRVMGLILSGSGEDNLDKLTAKRTSAAVPVFGKYRAIDFTLSNMVNSGIINVGVLTQYNPRSLMDHLGSGKEWNLDRKRGGLFILQPFMSPENPKMHYEGTADALFQNLTYLRRSAEDFVLIGSGDHIYNTDYRDLFKFHIRNGADVTLLTKTVNKDLKLSDYGQVITDENGRVTKIYEKVPEHHSNKIFLGVYFMNKSFLMELLYANVPNGKYDLLLDIIIPNLSKLRVFSYDFNNYWRNIKKSVKEYYDTNMDILKKEIRDELFYTPDRTIYTKLRDSAPPKININAQIKNSFIADGCIINGVVKNSILSRDIFVGAGAVIEDSIVLQGSVVEEGGIIRKTIIDKNVRVRSGKKMESMGNEISLIEKGAII, encoded by the coding sequence ATGAGGGTTATGGGACTAATACTGTCTGGTTCAGGTGAAGACAACCTTGATAAATTAACTGCTAAAAGAACCAGTGCTGCTGTACCTGTTTTTGGAAAATATAGAGCTATCGACTTTACTTTAAGCAATATGGTAAATTCTGGGATAATTAATGTTGGAGTTTTAACTCAATATAACCCTAGATCTTTAATGGACCATTTAGGAAGTGGTAAAGAATGGAATCTTGATAGAAAAAGGGGAGGCCTTTTTATACTCCAACCTTTCATGAGCCCTGAAAACCCAAAAATGCACTATGAGGGTACCGCAGATGCACTTTTTCAAAATTTAACCTATTTAAGAAGATCAGCAGAAGATTTTGTTTTAATAGGTTCAGGAGATCACATATACAATACAGACTATAGAGATTTATTCAAATTTCATATAAGAAATGGTGCAGATGTAACTTTATTAACTAAAACTGTAAATAAAGACTTAAAGTTAAGTGATTACGGGCAAGTAATAACAGATGAAAATGGTAGAGTTACAAAGATATATGAAAAGGTACCTGAACATCATTCAAACAAAATTTTCTTAGGGGTTTATTTTATGAATAAGAGTTTCTTAATGGAACTCTTATACGCAAATGTACCTAATGGCAAATACGATCTTTTATTAGATATAATTATTCCAAACTTGTCAAAACTTAGAGTTTTTTCTTATGATTTTAATAATTATTGGCGAAATATCAAAAAATCTGTAAAAGAGTATTATGATACCAACATGGACATTTTAAAAAAAGAAATAAGAGACGAACTTTTTTATACTCCTGATAGAACTATATACACAAAATTACGTGATTCTGCCCCACCAAAAATTAATATTAACGCCCAGATTAAAAATTCTTTTATTGCAGATGGTTGCATAATAAATGGAGTAGTTAAAAACTCAATACTTTCTAGAGATATTTTTGTAGGAGCTGGCGCAGTAATAGAAGATTCCATAGTTTTACAAGGAAGTGTTGTAGAAGAAGGTGGAATAATCAGAAAAACTATAATAGATAAAAATGTCCGAGTTAGATCAGGTAAAAAAATGGAAAGCATGGGAAACGAAATAAGTCTAATAGAAAAGGGAGCGATTATATAA
- a CDS encoding ABC transporter permease, which translates to MIDGKKNYNVIFMLAKSFFKRAKSNFKFSLIAMSIGVWGLIVVNSIINGFGSVLVDSITRFYPHIVVSGYYDQDLSEISHLIHFTVNNVAIINKNQLFFSELIETNDISFYKDFIEINSDTSGLLIGNKLSENIGVNIDDELLLISIDQFLPITKKFQVSGIFKSGIQIYDSNLILHENSEANPKSFNYTGIFLDNPKKAKKIKDRYLNNYSALTWEESNKTLVKAIQADSIFAYIITFFIILISGFSVSNAVSFSIFTRKKTIGILRALGLNKKEISCIFVIESFLISLIGFVIGVIFGIATSIFLLYLKIPLPQDLFYIDYLPIKILPSTFIIPLVTNSFVSILFSFLSSQKASKINIIEALRDE; encoded by the coding sequence ATGATAGATGGTAAAAAGAATTATAATGTCATTTTTATGTTGGCAAAATCATTTTTTAAGAGAGCCAAGAGTAATTTTAAATTTTCTCTTATAGCTATGTCTATAGGTGTATGGGGATTGATAGTTGTAAATTCAATTATAAATGGATTTGGCAGTGTTTTGGTCGATTCTATTACTCGCTTTTATCCACATATAGTAGTTTCTGGATATTACGATCAAGATTTATCAGAAATATCTCACTTGATTCATTTTACAGTTAATAATGTAGCAATAATCAACAAAAATCAACTTTTTTTTTCTGAATTGATTGAAACAAATGACATTTCATTTTATAAGGATTTTATAGAAATTAATTCTGACACAAGTGGATTATTAATAGGAAATAAATTGTCAGAAAATATTGGTGTTAATATAGATGATGAACTACTTTTAATATCTATAGATCAATTTCTACCTATAACTAAGAAATTTCAAGTTTCAGGTATTTTTAAATCCGGTATACAAATTTATGACTCCAACCTTATACTTCATGAAAACTCAGAAGCAAACCCAAAAAGTTTTAATTATACTGGTATATTTCTTGATAATCCTAAAAAAGCAAAAAAAATCAAAGACAGATACTTAAATAATTATTCCGCATTAACTTGGGAAGAATCAAATAAAACACTAGTAAAAGCGATACAAGCTGACAGTATATTTGCCTATATTATTACTTTTTTTATAATATTGATATCTGGATTTAGCGTTTCGAATGCAGTTTCTTTTTCTATTTTTACAAGAAAAAAAACAATAGGTATTCTAAGAGCTCTTGGATTGAATAAAAAAGAAATTTCTTGTATATTCGTAATTGAATCTTTTCTGATATCATTAATAGGATTTGTTATAGGAGTTATTTTTGGAATAGCTACTAGTATATTTTTATTATATTTAAAAATCCCTCTTCCACAGGATCTTTTTTACATTGATTATTTACCAATAAAAATATTACCGAGCACTTTTATAATACCTCTTGTAACAAATTCCTTTGTGTCTATCTTGTTTAGTTTTCTCTCTTCACAAAAAGCTTCTAAAATTAATATTATAGAAGCATTAAGAGATGAATAA
- the ndk gene encoding nucleoside-diphosphate kinase translates to MENQFIMIKPNAIKRGLIGNIIEKYEKKGLKIIALKLIQMKASQARALYKEHENKDFYQSLIDFVLSGPVIVMIVQGPNAVQAVRTLNGATNPLEADGGSIRGQLGLTITKNIVHASDSVENAKKEWKIFFDDQEIINYTLPYENEL, encoded by the coding sequence ATAGAAAATCAATTTATCATGATTAAACCTAACGCTATAAAAAGAGGATTAATAGGCAATATTATAGAAAAATATGAAAAGAAAGGTTTAAAAATAATAGCATTAAAATTAATTCAGATGAAAGCATCTCAGGCAAGAGCCCTATATAAAGAGCATGAAAATAAAGATTTTTATCAATCGTTAATAGATTTTGTTTTGTCTGGACCAGTTATTGTAATGATAGTCCAAGGGCCTAATGCTGTACAAGCTGTAAGAACCTTAAATGGAGCTACAAATCCATTGGAAGCAGATGGAGGCAGTATCAGGGGGCAACTCGGTTTAACTATAACAAAAAATATAGTTCATGCCTCTGATTCGGTAGAAAATGCTAAAAAAGAATGGAAAATTTTCTTTGATGATCAAGAAATTATCAACTACACACTACCTTATGAAAACGAACTATAA
- a CDS encoding radical SAM protein yields MRISYATAVEMNLKKGKINANNYTAYLQIGEKCLYNCSFCSKARESKSEEDLLSRVKWPKISKEDFIGNFNPNNFKRICIQVVSSSDYWTELDYVLSFLKDKNIKTSVSIRPKNIEEVRLLFNKYLVDNVGIAIDAANEKLFGKIKGGNFKTFNNFLIAASKEFPGKIATHIIVGLGESDEDIVDILLKMKKHGIIVGLFAFTPIKGTKLETYPRPTLERYRKMQYLHYIIEHHEVKKETFTFDSKGNVLQFPDFKINNEEVIKTSGCSWCTRPFYNEKPGKELYNVPIPRI; encoded by the coding sequence TTGCGCATTTCATATGCCACAGCAGTTGAGATGAATCTAAAAAAAGGAAAAATTAATGCGAATAATTATACTGCTTATTTACAAATTGGTGAAAAATGCCTTTATAATTGTTCTTTTTGCTCTAAAGCAAGGGAATCTAAAAGTGAAGAAGATTTATTGTCTAGGGTAAAATGGCCAAAAATATCAAAGGAAGATTTTATTGGCAACTTTAATCCTAATAATTTCAAAAGAATTTGCATTCAGGTAGTATCTTCTTCAGATTACTGGACGGAGTTAGATTATGTACTGAGCTTTCTAAAAGATAAAAATATTAAAACCTCTGTGTCAATAAGACCAAAAAATATAGAAGAAGTCAGATTACTCTTCAATAAATATCTTGTTGATAATGTTGGAATCGCAATTGATGCTGCTAATGAAAAGCTCTTTGGAAAAATCAAGGGGGGCAACTTTAAAACATTCAACAACTTTTTAATAGCTGCATCAAAAGAATTTCCAGGAAAAATTGCTACTCATATAATTGTTGGATTAGGAGAAAGCGATGAAGATATTGTTGATATATTGTTAAAAATGAAGAAACATGGAATTATTGTTGGTTTATTTGCTTTTACTCCTATTAAAGGTACTAAATTAGAAACCTATCCACGTCCCACCTTAGAAAGATATCGAAAAATGCAATACCTCCATTATATTATTGAACACCATGAAGTCAAAAAAGAAACCTTCACTTTCGATTCAAAAGGAAATGTCTTACAATTCCCGGATTTTAAAATAAATAATGAAGAAGTTATTAAAACATCAGGCTGTTCATGGTGTACTCGCCCTTTTTATAATGAAAAACCTGGTAAAGAATTATACAATGTACCTATTCCACGTATATAA
- a CDS encoding nucleoside hydrolase produces MKVILDCDPGHDDVFAILLAAASQEIELLGITTVMGNSYLQNTSKNARAVLDFFGIEKPVFAGCSKPLIRNTIIASHIHGPTGLDGAKLPPPRHSIEKMHAIDYIAQCANKYNNLILVPTGPLTNIALFILRYPFLTGKISSIVLMGGGIFHGNITPTAEFNIFADPEAAKIVFNSDIPIVMAPLDLTHQVVVSSKEINTIRRLSDKFNLLADMFVYLQNTCKDEITSTGGIALHDPCPIMYLIHPEIFEINEYKVDIEIKGELTYGQTVVDVLNVTNNKPNAKVLTKVDSELFLKIFFNKMKVLTSY; encoded by the coding sequence ATGAAAGTAATATTAGATTGTGATCCCGGTCATGATGATGTTTTTGCAATTTTGTTAGCAGCTGCTTCCCAAGAAATCGAATTACTTGGAATAACGACTGTAATGGGAAATTCCTATCTTCAAAATACTTCAAAAAACGCAAGGGCAGTTCTTGATTTTTTTGGCATAGAAAAGCCTGTTTTTGCAGGTTGCTCAAAACCTCTTATACGTAATACTATAATTGCAAGTCACATTCACGGACCAACAGGACTTGACGGTGCAAAACTTCCTCCACCCAGACACAGCATTGAAAAAATGCACGCCATAGATTATATTGCTCAATGTGCAAATAAATATAACAACCTTATCTTAGTCCCTACCGGTCCTCTCACTAATATTGCTCTTTTTATATTAAGATATCCATTTCTTACTGGCAAAATATCTTCCATAGTCTTAATGGGCGGAGGTATTTTTCATGGAAATATTACCCCTACAGCTGAATTTAATATTTTTGCAGACCCAGAAGCAGCAAAAATTGTTTTTAATTCAGATATTCCTATTGTTATGGCTCCTTTAGATTTAACTCATCAAGTTGTTGTCTCTTCTAAAGAAATTAATACAATCCGAAGACTAAGCGATAAATTCAATTTACTTGCTGATATGTTTGTCTACCTTCAAAATACATGTAAAGATGAAATTACAAGTACTGGAGGTATTGCACTTCATGATCCATGCCCAATAATGTATCTCATTCATCCCGAAATTTTTGAAATAAATGAATATAAAGTGGATATTGAAATAAAAGGAGAACTAACTTATGGTCAAACTGTTGTGGATGTATTAAATGTTACAAATAATAAGCCAAATGCAAAAGTACTAACCAAAGTAGATTCAGAGCTTTTTTTAAAAATTTTCTTTAATAAAATGAAAGTCTTAACAAGTTATTAG